In one window of Bemisia tabaci chromosome 4, PGI_BMITA_v3 DNA:
- the LOC109031334 gene encoding uncharacterized protein isoform X3 — MILSYKLFLITFCITFFGSLAFLDDDDDTATAPPMPMFNITHKVFMDFKQGDKDLGRIIFGLFGEIAPKTVENFRTIATVGIKGKTYAGTNIHRVIHNFLIQGGDIINNDGSGETSIYGRTFEDETHEVKFWAPGFLAMANHGPNTNGCQFFVTCTATSWLDGDYVGFGKVIYGLKTVHLIEKTEANDRGQPKVPIKIVKCGELPFDTPVSVINPGENPYT; from the exons GCATTCctcgatgatgatgatgacacTGCCACAGCGCCACCGATGCCGATGTTCAACATCACTCACAAAGTTTTTATGGACTTCAAGCAAGGGGACAAAGATTTAGGGCGCATCATATTCGGGCTGTTCGGCGAGATAGCTCCGAAAACGGTGGAGAACTTCAGAACGATTGCAACGGTCGGTATCAAGGGCAAAACATACGCTGGTACAAATATTCATCGGGTCATACACAACTTCTTGATACAAG GTGGAGACATCATTAATAATGACGGTTCTGGTGAGACGAGCATTTACGGCAGAACGTTCGAGGATGAGACTCATGAGGTCAAATTTTGGGCCCCGGGATTTTTGGCAATGGCAAATCAtg GTCCGAATACTAACGGATGCCAATTTTTCGTGACGTGCACTGCTACTTCGTGGCTTGACGGTGATTATGTTGGTTTTGGAAag GTTATTTATGGACTAAAGACTGTGCATTTAATCGAAAAAACCGAGGCAAATGACAGAGGGCAGCCAAAAGTACcgataaaaattgtaaaatgcggAGAACTCCCCTTTGACACGCCGGTTTCGGTGATTAATCCAGGAGAAAACCCTTACAC